From the genome of Streptococcus oralis:
GTATAGTGATGATTCATGCTGGGCACGTGGTCAATCATGGGGAGTCTATGGTATTCCTTTGACTTATCGTTATCTGAAAGACGAGTCCTGCTTTGACTTGTTTAAGGGTGTAACCAATTATTTCTTGAATCGTCTGCCAAAAGATCATGTTTCTTATTGGGATTTGATTTTTAATGATGGTAGTGATCAATCACGAGATTCTTCAGCAACAGCTATCGCCGTCTGTGGGATTCATGAAATGTTAAAACATCTCCCAGAGGTGGATGCTGACAAAGATATTTATAAACATGCTATGCATGCCATGCTTCGTTCCTTGATCGAACATTATGCAAATGATCAATTTACCCCTGGTGGGACAAGTCTCCTCCACGGTGTGTACTCATGGCATTCAGGTAAAGGAGTGGATGAAGGCAATATCTGGGGTGACTACTATTACCTAGAAGCGCTTATCCGTTTCTACAAAGACTGGAACCTATATTGGTAGGAGGAGAAATATGACAACGCCAAATATTATTATGACCCGTATCGATGAACGGTTGATTCACGGGCAAGGACAACTTTGGGTAAAATACTTAGGTTGTAATACGGTCATTGTCGCCAATGACGAAGTGAGCACGGACAAGATGCAACAAACTCTGATGAAAACAGTTGTGCCAGACTCAGTTGCTATGCGTTTCTTCCCTTTACAAAAGGTGATTGATATCATTCACAAGGCTAACCCTGCTCAAACAATTTTTATTGTTGTAAAGGATGTGAAGGACGCTTTAACCTTGGTAGAAGGTGGTGTCCCTATCAAAGAAATCAATATTGGGAACATTCACAATGCCTCTGGTAAAGAGCAAGTGACACGCTCCATCTTCCTGGGTGAAGAGGACAAGGTAGCTCTTAAGGAATTGAGTCAAACGCATCAAGTAACATTTAATACGAAAACAACTCCAACAGGAAATGATGGAGCTGTTGAAGTCAACATTCTGGACTATATTTAAAAGAGGAGATTGTTATGTCGATTAATGTATTTCAAGCGATTTTAATTGGATTATGGACAGCTTTCTGTTTTAGTGGAATGCTGTTAGGGATTTACACCAATAGATGTATTGTTCTGTCATTTGGTGTCGGAATTATTCTAGGTGATTTGCCTACTGCTCTTGCAATGGGAGCTATTGGTGAATTGGCTTATATGGGATTCGGTGTTGGTGCTGGAGGTACTGTTCCACCAAACCCAATCGGACCTGGTATCTTTGGTACCTTGATGGCTATCACTAGTGCTGGTAAAGTCAGTCCAGAAGCGGCTCTTGCTCTCTCTACTCCGATTGCTGTGGCGATTCAATTCTTACAAACTTTCGCCTACACTGTACGTGCTGGGGCGCCTGAAACGGCGATGAAGCACTTGAAAAACCATAATTTGAAGAAATTTAAGTTCACTCTAAATGCAACAATTTGGTTGTTTGCCTTTATTGGATTTACCTTGGGTTGCTTGGGTGCCCTTTCAATGGATACCTTGTTAAAACTCGTAGATTACATTCCGCCAGTATTGCTTACAGGTTTGACAGTTGCTGGTAAAATGCTCCCAGCTATCGGTTTTGCGATGATCTTGTCAGTGATGGCTAAGAAAGAGTTGATTCCGTTTGTCTTGTTGGGATATGTTTGTGCGGCTTATCTAAACATCCCAACAATTGGTATCGCAATTGTAGGTACTATCTTTGCTTTGATTGAATTTTATAACAAGCCAAAAACAGCGGATCATGTGGTAGAGGAGGAAGCACACGATGACTGGATCTAACAAATTAACAAAACGTGATTATCTTAAAACGTCTTTGCGGGCATTCTTTTTACAAAATGGATTTAACTATAGTAACTATCAAGGGTTGGGATATGCCAATGTAATGTATCCTGCTTTGAAAAAACACTATGGAGCGGATCAGGAAGGTTTCTACCAAGCCTTGGAAGAAAACTGTGAATTCTATAATACCAACCCACACTTCCTGCCTTTTATTACCAGCTTGCACCTTGTAATGTTGGAAAATGGTCGCCCAGCAAAAGAAACACGTAGCATCAAGATGGCCTTGATGGGACCATTGGCAGGTATTGGGGATTCTCTCTCTCAATTTTGTTTAGCTCCATTGTTCTCAACCATCGCAGCTTCGTTTGCTCAAGAAGGCTTGGTTGTCGGTCCAATCTTGTTCTTCCTTGCGATGAATACGATTTTGACAGCTATTAAATTGTCAACTGGTCTGTATGGATACAAACTAGGAACAACTGTGATTGATAAACTAAGCGAACAGATGGCAACGATTTCTCGTATTGCCAATATTATCGGTGTAACCGTAATTGCTGGTTTGGCAGCGACATCTGTTAAGATTATGGTGCCGATTACCTTTGCTGCAGGGGAAGTAAAAGCAGACGCTAAACAAAGTATCGTAAGCATTCAGGGAATGCTTGATAAGGTTGCTCCAGCTCTTCTACCAGCCCTATTTACACTTTTAGTTTACTACTTGATCAAAGAAAAGAAATGGACAACATATAGACTCGTTATTTTAACAGTTATCATCGGAATTATCGGAAGCTGGCTTAAGATTCTAGCTTAATGGATACGACATTGTTTTATGGAATAGTGATTGTCTTGGCAGTGAGCCCCCTTTTACTGTCAAGCTTTCATTCTATTCGTCAGCAAAAGTTGCTTCGCAAACAGATGGAGCAACGACAAGAGTATTTAGCTTCTTTAACATCTGATGATGAAGTGTTGTTGTTGTCTGGAATTCATGGAAAAATCATTTCTATCAAAGATGACTTGATCTCTTTGCAGATTGCAAAAGGAGTCGTCATCTATGTAGAAAAGGAAAGTGTAATGGGAAAGACAAAAGAACTGCTTTTTAAGTAGTTCTTTTTCTGGTAATAGATAATGAAAGAAGAAAGAAGACAATTTTTTGAAAGAGTCGATGGGGACCAATGTCGTGACTATATCTTGTCTCACTGTTCAAAAGACTATGAGAAGGTCAAGCGTTCCCTTGAACGCTTGATGGACAATCGTTTTATGTTTGATAGTCCTTGGGATATGGAACCTTGTTCAAAAATCTATCAAATCCAGCCGATGGTGTGGAATCAAGTATTTGAAGATGATCCAGAATGGGCTTATATGCTCAATCGACAAGAATATCTCTTGCAGTTTATGATAGGGTATCTGGTAGAAGGAGATAAGGGCTATATTCAAAAGTGCAAGTTCTTTCTATTTGATTGGATTGAGCAGGTGAGAGAGTTTTCTCCTCAATCTTTGATGACTAGAACCTTGGATACGGGCATTCGTTCCTTTATTTGGTTAAAATTACTCTTGCTCCTCTTGAAATTTGACTTGCTAGAGGAGGAAGAGCTAGAGAAAATTTTGTTCAGTCTAGGAAAGCAGATTGACTTTATGAGAAGCCACTATCGTGCCAAGTACACTCTTAGTAACTGGGGGATTTTACAAACGATTCCGATACTTGCAATCTATCATTTCTTTTCAGATAAGATGGACCTAGAAGAAGCTTACCGTTTTGCTTCAGAGGAGTTGAAACAGCAAATTGAGACGCAGATTTTAGAGGATGGAAGCCAGTTTGAACAGTCGATTCTCTATCATGTAGAGGTTTATAAAGCCTTGCTAGACTTGTGTATATTGCTTCCAGACTTGCAAGATAGCTTTCAAGAGTTGCTGGAAAAGATGGCGACCTATATTCAAATGATGACAGGTCTAGATGGACGGACCTTAGTTTTTGGTGATAGTGATTCTACAGAAACGACAGAAATTTTGAGCCTGTCTGCTGTGGTTTTGAACAAGGAAGATCTTCTTAACGGTCTGGATGTTAAAGTCGATTTGCTTAGCCTCTTGTTCCTAGGGCGAGAAAAGGTCAAGCAACTGCAGGAATTTGAAAAGAGAGCTTGGCAGCCTAAGTCCATGATCTTTGAAGACTCTGGGCATGTCTGCATTAAGGATGAACATCGTTATCTATTTTTCAAAAACGGTCCGCTGGGAAGTGCTCATAGCCATAGTGACGAGAATAGTTTTTGCTTACAGTATCAAGGCCAACCGATTTTCATAGATGCTGGGCGTTATTCTTATCGGGAGATAGATGAACGTTATCTCTTAAAGAGTGCTTGGAGTCATTCGACCTGTATGGTAGATGGGAAAGCTCCAGAAAGGATCACGGGATCATGGGAATATGAATACTATCCTCACTCCCTGTTTTGTCACCACAAAGAAAGAGAGGGAGTGCATTATATTGAGGGGGCTTATTTGTCAGTAGATCCTGATTTGCCTTATCTTTACAGGAGAAAAATCCTCATGTTGGCAGAGGATGTCTGGCTCTTGGTAGATGATATCAGGTGTCAAGGTCAGCATGAGGCGTTGACCCAGTTTATTCTTGACAAGGATGTGACTTATCAAGATGGGGAAATCAATCAGTTGAGACTATGGAGTGAAGTTGATTTTGATTTAGAAGCTACCATTATTTCTCCTAAATACAATGAACTTGAAAAAAGTAGCAAACTCACCAAGCGCCAATTCTTTGAGAATCAGATGCTGGATTATACCATCATTGCGCATGAGAGTTTTGAAATCATCCTTCATTCTGTCTACCAGACAGATGGTCGTGAAGTGGAAAAGGCTCTGGCTTTTGAAGTGAAAAATGACGAAACAGACAAGCTGATTCTGTTATTAAGCGAGGATATTTGTGTAGGTGAAAAATTATGCCTCGTTGACGGAACAAAAATGCGTGGGAAATGTCTAGTATATGATAAAATAAATGAGAGAATGATTCGCTTGCAGTGCTAGAAATAGGCATTTTGAATGGTGAATATGTTATACTAAGTATTAGTAGGAGGTGTTTTAGATTGGAGAAGAAACTGACCATAAAAGACATTGCAAAAATGGCTCAGACCTCGAAAACAACCGTGTCATTTTACCTAAACGGGAAATATGAAAAAATGTCCCGAGAGACACGTGAAAAGATTGAAAAAGTTATTCATGAAACAAATTACAAACCGAGCATTGTTGCGCGTAGCTTAAACTCCAAACGAACAAAATTAATTGGTGTTTTGATTGGTGATATTACCAACAGTTTCTCAAACCAAATTGTTAAGGGAATTGAGGATATCGCCAGCCAGAATGGCTATCAGGTAATGATAGGAAATAGTAATTACAGCCAAGAGAGTGAGGACCGGTATATTGAAAGCATGCTTCTCTTGGGAGTAGACGGCTTTATTATTCAGCCGACCTCTAATTTCCGAAAATATTCTCGTATCATCGATGAGAAAAAGAAGAAAATGGTCTTTTTTGATAGTCAGCTCTATGAACACCGGACTAGCTGGGTCAAAACCAATAACTATGATGCCGTTTATGACATGACCCAGTCCTGTATCGAAAAAGGTTATGAGCATTTTCTTTTGATTACAGCGGATACGAGTCGCTTGAGTACTCGGATTGAGCGGGCAAGTGGTTTTGTGGATGCTTTGACAGATGCTAATATGCGCCACGCCAGTCTAACCATTGAAGATAAGCATACGAATTTGGAACAAATTAAGGAATTTTTACAAAAAGAAATCAATCCCGATGAAAAAACTCTGGTATTTGTTCCTAACTGTTGGGCCCTACCTCTAGTCTTTACCGTTATCAAAGAGTTGAACTATAACTTGCCACAAGTTGGGTTGATTGGTTTTGACAATACGGAGTGGACTTGCTTTTCTTCTCCAAGTGTTTCGACGCTGGTTCAGCCCGCCTTTGAAGAAGGACAACAGGCTACAAAGATTTTGATTGACCAGATTGAAGGCCGCAATCAAGAAGAAAGGCAACAAGTCTTGGATTGTAGTGTGAGTTGGAAAGAGTCTACTTTCTAAGATGAAAGGGAAATGACTTGTGACCTCTGTTAAGAAATAAAAGAATCCCACCTAGAACGAACTAGGTGGGATTCTTTGCCTATAAAATGAGAAATTAGCGAATCTTGCTCTATTTTTTAACGTGTTCCGATAAAAAGGCATAGGTCATGGTTCCAAAGATGGCACCAATACCCAACCCCAACACTAGTAAAGGGAGCATTTTAT
Proteins encoded in this window:
- a CDS encoding PTS sugar transporter subunit IIB; its protein translation is MTTPNIIMTRIDERLIHGQGQLWVKYLGCNTVIVANDEVSTDKMQQTLMKTVVPDSVAMRFFPLQKVIDIIHKANPAQTIFIVVKDVKDALTLVEGGVPIKEINIGNIHNASGKEQVTRSIFLGEEDKVALKELSQTHQVTFNTKTTPTGNDGAVEVNILDYI
- a CDS encoding PTS mannose/fructose/sorbose/N-acetylgalactosamine transporter subunit IIC, with the protein product MSINVFQAILIGLWTAFCFSGMLLGIYTNRCIVLSFGVGIILGDLPTALAMGAIGELAYMGFGVGAGGTVPPNPIGPGIFGTLMAITSAGKVSPEAALALSTPIAVAIQFLQTFAYTVRAGAPETAMKHLKNHNLKKFKFTLNATIWLFAFIGFTLGCLGALSMDTLLKLVDYIPPVLLTGLTVAGKMLPAIGFAMILSVMAKKELIPFVLLGYVCAAYLNIPTIGIAIVGTIFALIEFYNKPKTADHVVEEEAHDDWI
- a CDS encoding PTS system mannose/fructose/sorbose family transporter subunit IID, translating into MTGSNKLTKRDYLKTSLRAFFLQNGFNYSNYQGLGYANVMYPALKKHYGADQEGFYQALEENCEFYNTNPHFLPFITSLHLVMLENGRPAKETRSIKMALMGPLAGIGDSLSQFCLAPLFSTIAASFAQEGLVVGPILFFLAMNTILTAIKLSTGLYGYKLGTTVIDKLSEQMATISRIANIIGVTVIAGLAATSVKIMVPITFAAGEVKADAKQSIVSIQGMLDKVAPALLPALFTLLVYYLIKEKKWTTYRLVILTVIIGIIGSWLKILA
- a CDS encoding preprotein translocase subunit YajC, which gives rise to MDTTLFYGIVIVLAVSPLLLSSFHSIRQQKLLRKQMEQRQEYLASLTSDDEVLLLSGIHGKIISIKDDLISLQIAKGVVIYVEKESVMGKTKELLFK
- a CDS encoding alginate lyase family protein → MKEERRQFFERVDGDQCRDYILSHCSKDYEKVKRSLERLMDNRFMFDSPWDMEPCSKIYQIQPMVWNQVFEDDPEWAYMLNRQEYLLQFMIGYLVEGDKGYIQKCKFFLFDWIEQVREFSPQSLMTRTLDTGIRSFIWLKLLLLLLKFDLLEEEELEKILFSLGKQIDFMRSHYRAKYTLSNWGILQTIPILAIYHFFSDKMDLEEAYRFASEELKQQIETQILEDGSQFEQSILYHVEVYKALLDLCILLPDLQDSFQELLEKMATYIQMMTGLDGRTLVFGDSDSTETTEILSLSAVVLNKEDLLNGLDVKVDLLSLLFLGREKVKQLQEFEKRAWQPKSMIFEDSGHVCIKDEHRYLFFKNGPLGSAHSHSDENSFCLQYQGQPIFIDAGRYSYREIDERYLLKSAWSHSTCMVDGKAPERITGSWEYEYYPHSLFCHHKEREGVHYIEGAYLSVDPDLPYLYRRKILMLAEDVWLLVDDIRCQGQHEALTQFILDKDVTYQDGEINQLRLWSEVDFDLEATIISPKYNELEKSSKLTKRQFFENQMLDYTIIAHESFEIILHSVYQTDGREVEKALAFEVKNDETDKLILLLSEDICVGEKLCLVDGTKMRGKCLVYDKINERMIRLQC
- a CDS encoding LacI family DNA-binding transcriptional regulator codes for the protein MEKKLTIKDIAKMAQTSKTTVSFYLNGKYEKMSRETREKIEKVIHETNYKPSIVARSLNSKRTKLIGVLIGDITNSFSNQIVKGIEDIASQNGYQVMIGNSNYSQESEDRYIESMLLLGVDGFIIQPTSNFRKYSRIIDEKKKKMVFFDSQLYEHRTSWVKTNNYDAVYDMTQSCIEKGYEHFLLITADTSRLSTRIERASGFVDALTDANMRHASLTIEDKHTNLEQIKEFLQKEINPDEKTLVFVPNCWALPLVFTVIKELNYNLPQVGLIGFDNTEWTCFSSPSVSTLVQPAFEEGQQATKILIDQIEGRNQEERQQVLDCSVSWKESTF